CGCCGGGTCCCGCCGGGCGGGGTCCAGCACGTTGCGCCCGAAGGCCTTGCGCGCCACCTGGGACGGGGTGATCAGCAGCACCCGGGCCCCGGCCGCCCGCAACCGGGCCGCCTGCGTGGCGGGCGAGGGGATCACGCCGGTGCCCAGACTCATGGGCGCGAGGATCACCACCCGGGCGTATCCCGCCGCCAGGTCGGCGTTGGTGGCGGAGCGGACACCGCCGTCCATGAACCGTCGCCCGCCCACGGTCACCGGCGGCCACACCCCCGGTACGGCGCAACTCGCCGAGACGGCGTCCAGCAGCCCGGCCCCGCCCGTGCGGTCGAAGGCGGTGAGTTCCCCGCTCAGGGTGTCCACGGCGGTGACGACGAACCTCCGCTCGGGCCACTCCCGCGAGACCAGTCGGGCCTTGAGAACCTCGCGGCGCTCCGTCTCCGATGCCGTCCCGGCGGCGGCCAGGGCGTAGGCGCCGACGCGCCTGCGGTAGCCGGCGGCGTCGCGCGAGCGGGCCATCGCGACGGCGTACCGCGCGACGAGCCCCGCGCCGAGCCGCGCCACCGTCTCGCCCGAGGCGTCGCCCAGCTGACGTTCGTACAGCTCCCGGGGGGTCAGCAGCCCGGAGGTGAGTTGCGCGCCCACCACCGAGCCGGCCGAGGTGCCGACGACGAGTTCGGCGTCGCCCAGGTCGATGCCCGCACGGGCGAGCCCGTACAGGATCCCGCTCTCCCAGCCGATCCCGGTGAGCCCCCCGCCGCCCAGCACCAGTGCCGTTTCGCCGCTCATCGCCGCCCGCCCCTCGGTCGTGTCCCGTGATGACGGCAGTCTGGCCGAAGCCGACCGCCGCCACCACGGCGGGCCCCGATCCGGGCGACACCGAGGATCGGCTCAGAGGACGGCGGTCACCGTCCCGGCGCCGACCGTGCGCCCGCCCTCACGGATCGCGAAGCCGAGGCCGGTCTCCAGCGGCACGTCCCGCCCGAGCTCCACGGTCATGGTGACCGTCTCCCCGGGTCGGACGACGGCCGCCTCGCCCAGGTCCACGTCCCCGACCACGTCGGCGGTGCGGATGTAGAACTGCGGCCGGTACCCGGACGCGAGCGCCGTCGTACGGCCGCCCTCCCGCGCGGAGAGCACGTACACCCGCGCGGTGAAACGGCGGCTCGGCTCCACGCTCCCGGGCGCCGCGACCACGTGCCCGCGCCGGACCCCGTCGCGCGGCACGCCGCGCAACAGGAGCGCGACGTTGTCCCCGGCCTCGGCGGACTCCATCGGCCGGCCGAAGGTCTCCAGCCCGGTGACCACCGTCTCGACCGGCTCGCCGTCCCCGCCGAGCACGCTCACGCGCTCGCCGAGCCGGATCGAGCCCCGCTCGACGGCGCCGGTCACGACGGTCCCGCGCCCGGTGATGGTCAGCACGTTCTCCACCGGCAGCAGGAACGGGGCGTCCGTGTAGCGCACGGGCATCGGCACGTACGTGTCCACGGCGTCCAGCAGCGCCTCGATCGCCCCGGTCCAGCGCGGGTCCCCCTCCAGCGCCCCGAGCCCGGAGACCCGGACGACCGGGGCGGTGTCGCCGCCGTAGCCGTGCGCGGTCAGCAGTTCGCGGACCTCCAGCTCCACCAGGTCGGTGAGCTCGGGGTCCCCGGCGTCGGCCTTGTTGAGGGCCACCACGATGTGGTTCACGCCCACTTGGCGGGCCAGCAGTACGTGCTCGGCCGTCTGTGGCATGACGCCGTCGAGCGCGGACACGACGAGGATCGCCCCGTCGACTGGGCCGCGCCCGTGACCATGTTCTTGACGTAGTCGGCGTGACCGGGCATGTCGACGTGGGCGTAGTGCCGGGTGTCGGTCTCGTACTCGACGTGCGTGAGGTTGATGGTGATGCCGCGCCGGGCCTCCTCGGGGGCCCGGTCGATGCGGTCGAACGGGACGAAGGAGGCGCCGCCGCGCTCGGCGAGGACCTTGGTGATGGCGGCGGTGAGGGTCGTCTTCCCGTGGTCGACGTGTCCCATGGTGCCGATGTTGAGGTGCGGCTTGGTGCGCACGAAGGCCGTCTTGGCCATGATGTCTTCCCGTGTGTTCCGAAACTGGAGCGGGACCCCTGGAGCGAACCGACCCTCCCCCTGTGGGGTCCGCCGGACGATCCGGGAAGGGTCAGCTTCGTGCGCCGTCGAATGCGACGAGGGCGAGATCCTCCACGAGGAAGGCAGCCTTCGGCGCGTCCGCGACTGCGGACGGCGCTGCGAGGAAGGCGTGCCTGGACATGTCGCCGATCCTGCCGTGCGATCGGGCCGGCGTCGAACCAATTTCCGCGCGGTCGGGGGTTCTTGCCGACTCGGCCGGTTCACCGACCGCCCAGGGCGCTCACTGTCCGCGAGGGGCCGGCGACCCGGCGGCGGGGAGGGGCGGCCGGTCCCGGTGGGTCTCGCAGTGTCCTTGGTCACTGCTCGGGCCGGTACGCGGCGTCGGGTGCGCTGATCCGCGCGGACGGGCTCGCCGCCCTCGGCGCGGGCCCGTCGCACGACCGACCTGCTCGACGTCCACGACGCACCCTCTGCCGGGCGGCGCGAACCGCGTCCGCGGGCGGGCGCGGGGCACGTTCGGAGGTCGCCGGTCGTTCGACCGCATGAGGTCCGGATTACGGCGCGACGCCGCATGTGTCGGTTAGTCTCCCGGGATGTCCCTCCTCCTCGCGCCGTGGACCCGGCTGTCCGTGCTCGTCCTGCTGCTCGTCGCGGCGGGCGTGTGCGTGCTGCTGTACGAGCCCCAGCGCCTCCTCTCGGAGGGGTGGCCGCCGGCGCTCCCGGTGGGTGTGGCGGTGTCGCTGTTCGCGGCGGTGTACGGGTTGTGCACGGCGGCGTTCGTGCCGCGCCCGCTGCTGAACCTCGCCGCGGGGGCGGTCTTCGGAACCCCGTTCGGCCTGGTGGCGGCGGTGGGTGGCACGGTGCTCGGGGCCGGCGTCGCCTTCGCTCTGGGGCGGGTGATGGGGCAGGGGGCTTTGCGTCCGCTGTTGCGCGGCCGCTGGTTGCGGGCGGCCGACGGACAGTTGAGCCGGCACGGGTTCCGTTCCATGCTGGCGATCCGGATCTTCCCCGGGGTGCCCTTCGCCGCGGCCAACTACTGCGCCGCGGTCTCCCGTTGTGGCTGGCTGCCGTTCCTGGCGGCGACGGCCCTCGGCACGGTCCCGAACACCGCCGCGTACGTGATCGCGGGGGCCAGCGCCTCGTCCCCGGGTTCGCCCGCGTTCCTCGCGTCGTTCGGCTTCATCGCGGTCTCCGGGGTCGTCGCGGCGGCCGTCGCCTGGCGCAAGCGGCACCGTCTGGCACCCCCCGTCGTACACGGCCCGGCGTACGAGCCGGCGCCCCACCACCCCCCTGTGGTCAGCGGCGCCCCCCACGGGCCCTAGCATCGGACCCGAACTGCCCGACGATCACAAGGACGAGCGCACCCCGACATGAGCTGGTTCGAATCCCTAATCCTCGGTCTCGTCCAGGGGCTTACGGAGTTCCTCCCGATCTCCTCCAGTGCCCACCTCAGGCTGACCGCGGCTTTCGCCGGCTGGCACGACCCGGGGGCGGCCTTCACCGCCATCACCCAGATCGGCACCGAGGCCGCCGTTCTGATCTACTTCCGCAAGGACATCGCGCGGATCATCTCCACGTGGTTCCGTTCCCTCTACACCAAGGCCCTCCGCTCCGAGCAGGACGCGAAGATGGGCTGGCTGGTGATCGTCGGATCGATTCCGATCGGTGTCCTCGGCCTCGTCTTCAAGGACGCGATCGTGGGTCCGGCCCGCGACCTGCGACTGACCGCCACCACCCTGATCGTGATGGGCATCGTGCTCGGCTATGCCGACTGGCTGGCCTCGCGCGACGAGCAGGGCGGGAAGCACCGTGTCGTCAAGGAGCGCAAGACGCTCCAGGAGCTGGGCGTCAAGGACGGTCTGATCTTCGGTGTCTGCCAGGCGATGGCCCTGATCCCCGGCGTCTCGCGTTCCGGCGCGACGATCTCCGGCGGTCTGCTCCTGGGCTTCACGCGCGAGGCGGCGGCCCGCTACTCCTTCCTTCTCGCCATCCCGGCCGTGCTGGCCTCCGGGGCGTTCGAGATCAAGGACGTGATGGAGACCCCGGGGCACATCTCCTGGGGTCCGACGATCTTCGCGACGGTCATCGCATTCTTCGTGGGCTACGTCGTGATCGCCTGGTTCATGAAGTTCATCTCCACCAAGAGCTTCATGCCGTTCGTGATCTACCGGATCGCCCTGGGCATCCTGCTGTTCGCGCTGATCGGCACGGACGTGCTGAGCCCGCACGCGGGCGAGTCCGGCTCGTAGCGCGCGGCACGCTCACCGCTTCGCGTGAACCGGAGGCCGCTCGGGAACGTTCCCGGGCGGCTTCCGCGTCGTTGTGCCTGAAGAGACCTGAAGGCAAGCAGCAGGGGGTGTCCCATGGGTCGTGTGGTGTTGGAGCGTTTTCCGGCCGGAAGTCCGCGGGGAAGCTGGCCCGCCGAGGAGTACGCGGCGCAGCGATTGCGCGAGGGCGTGCCGGCCGAGGTCGTGATGGACCTGGACAGTGACGCGTTCCTGGTCGTGGTCCGACCGCGGGAGGCTCATTCCGGTCATTGATCGCGTGCGTGGGGGCCCGGTCCGCGCATGCCCCTTGGCCTCGCGGGCGTACGCCCCCAGACTGTCCCGATGACGCAGCGTGTGGACCTCGGGACGGTAATGGACAGGCTGGCCATCGACGAGGTGGTCTCGGGGTACGCGGCAGCCGTCGACGACGGTGACTGGGACGCCTACCGCGCCCTGTTCACACCGACCGGGCGGGCCGACTACAGCTCGGCCGGCGGGGTGGAGGGGCCCGCCGGCGAGGTGGCCGAATGGCTCGCGCGGACGATGCTGCTGTTCCCGGTGCGCCAGCACCTGATCGTCAACCGGCTGATCCGGCTGGAGGACCTGGGCGGTTCGCCCGGGGACTCGGCGCGGGTGCGGGCGGACTTCCTCAACCCGATGCGGCTGGCCGGGGAGGAGTTCGACGGGACGCTCACCTCCCCCAATTTCGTCGCCGCCGGGCGGTACGCGTTCGCGCTGGCCCGGACCGCGGACGGCTGGCGGCTCACCTCGGTCACCGTGCACGAGAAGTGGCGGCACCTGTCCGCGTAGCCCTGGCCGGGCTGATCCGGCCCGGCCGTTCCACACTGGAGGCGGAGGCGCGTCATGATCTCGAGGTCGAACCGGTGGTGGCGGGCGGCGGCAGCCGTCGCCTCCGGAGCGCTGCCCGCCCTCGCCTTCCCCTCGCCCGGGCTCTGGTGGTTCGCCTATGTCGCCCTCGTGCCCTGGATGCTGTTGCTGAGGTCCGCCCCCACGGGGCGGCGCGCGGCCCTGGAGGGGTGGCTCGGCGGCGCCGGGTTCATCTTCGCCGTGCACCACTGGCTGCTGCCGAGCATGCACGTGTTCCTGGTCGCGGTGGCCGCGCTGCTGGGGCTGCTGTGGGTCCCCTGGGCACTGCTGGTGCGGGAACTGCTCGGCGGGGTGCCGGCCGCCGGTCGTGCGGCGGCCGCGCTGGTCCTCGTACCGGCGGGTTGGCTGCTGTCGGAGTTGGTCCGGTCCTGGCAGGGCCTGGGCGGGCCGTGGGGGCTGCTCGGGGCGAGTCAGTGGCAGGTGCCGCCGGCGCTCCTGCTCGCTTCCGTGGGCGGGGTGTGGCTGGTGAGCCTGCTGGTGGTGGCGGTGAACTGCGCGCTGGTGCTGTTGCTGGCGGTGCCCGGGGCGCGGGTCCCGGCGGTGGCCGGGGTGACCGGCTGTGCGGTGCTCACCGGGGTGGTGTGGCTGTGGGTGCCGCGCCCGGAGACGACCGGCGCGCTGCGCGTGGCCGTGGTCCAGCCGGGGGTCGTCGCGGACGGTCCGGACAGCGCCGAGCGCCGGTTCGACGTCGGGGAGCGGCTGACCCGGACCCTGGCGGGCCAACGCCCCGACCTGGTGGTGTGGGGCGAGAGCAGCGTCGGCGCGGATCTGGAGGTCCGCCCGGACCTGGAACGGCGGTTGACGACGCTGTCCGCCGAGGTGGGGGCTCCCCTGCTGGTGAACGTGGACGCGCGGCGGGGCGACAGCGCCGGGATCCGCAAGAGTTCCGTCCTGATAGGGCCCCAGGGTCCGACCGGCGACCGGTACGACAAGATGCGGCTGGTTCCCTTCGGCGAGTACGTGCCCGCCCGGTCGCTGTTCGGCTGGGCCACCTCGGTGGGCAAGGCGGCGGGCGAGGACCGGGTGCGGGGCGACTCCCCCGTGCTGATGCCGCTGCCGGGGCGGCCCGGGCTGCTGCTCGGTCCGCTGGTCTGTTTCGAGTCCGCGTTCCCCGACATGAGCCGGCACCTGACGCGTGGTGGGGCCGCCGTGCTCGTCGCGCAGTCCGCGACGAGCAGCTTCCAGGACAGCTGGGCGCCGGCCCAGCACGCCTCGCTCGCCGCCCTGCGCGCCGCCGAGACCGGCCGCCCGGTGGTGCACGCCACCCTCACCGGCATCAGCGAGGTGCACGGCCCTGCCGGTGAGCGGGTCGGCCCGTCCCTCGCCACCTCGGCGAGCTCCGCCCACGTGTACGCCGTGCCGCTGGCCACCGGCTCGACGCTGTACGTCCGCTTCGGGGACTGGCCGGTGGGCGCGGCCCTCGCCGCTCTGGCCGCGTTCTGCGCGGCCCGGTGGAGGCCTTCGCTCAGGAAGCCTGCTCCAGAGCCGAGCGCACCACCCGTTCACACAGCTCGTGGGTGAGGAGGGCGTCCCGGGCGCTCAGCGTCGTGCCGGCCTCGACGGCTTCCAGGAAGGCGTCCACCACCTGTTCGATGCCCCGCTGGCGGGCGACCGGCACCCAGTCGCCGCGCCTGCGCACGGTCGGCTGGCCCTTGTGGTCGACGATCTCGGCGAGGTTGACGACCTGCCGCTTGGTGTCCTGTCCGGAGACCTCCAGGATCTCCTCGGTGGACCCGGACAGCCGGTTCATGATGCCGAGGGCGGTGAACCCGTCGCCGGACATCTGGAGCACCACCTGGTGCATCAGCCCCTCGCGCACCACGGCCCGGACGTCGACGTGGTCGGCGTCCCCGGGCAGCAGGAACCGCAGGGTGTCGACGACGTGGATGAAGTCGTCCAGGACCAGCGTCCTCGGGTCCTCGGGCAGCCCGACCCTGTTCTTCTGCATGACGATCAGATCGCGCGGGTGGTCGACGCACTGCGCGTACCCGGGCGCGTGGCGCCGGTTGAAGCCCACGGCGAGGGAGGTCCCGCGCTCCTCGGCCAGTTCGACCAGCCGCCGCGAGTCCTCGAACTCGTAGGCCAGGGGCTTGTCCACGTAGGTGGGCACGCCCGCCTCCAGCAGACGCGCCACGATCTGCGGGTGGGCCTCGGTCGGGGCGTGCACGAAGGCCGCGTCGAGGCCCGCGGAGAGCAGGGCGTCGAGCGTGGTGTGCCGGCGCTCGGCCGGGACGTGGTGGATCGCGCCGATCCGCTCCAGCGTGGCGGGGGTGCGGGTCTGCAGGTGCAGCTCCACTCCCGGACGGGCGGTGAGGACGGGCAGGTACGCCTTGCGGGCGATGTCGCCGAGTCCGATGACGCCAACCTTCACCGGGAGCCTCCAGGTTCGTTCCTTGTGGGACGCTCGCAGCTTAATCCCTGGTGACAGGGGCTGCGGTCGCTGAGGATGGGGCACATGACCAACTCCGGATCCCA
This region of Streptomyces sp. NBC_00513 genomic DNA includes:
- a CDS encoding undecaprenyl-diphosphate phosphatase, with amino-acid sequence MSWFESLILGLVQGLTEFLPISSSAHLRLTAAFAGWHDPGAAFTAITQIGTEAAVLIYFRKDIARIISTWFRSLYTKALRSEQDAKMGWLVIVGSIPIGVLGLVFKDAIVGPARDLRLTATTLIVMGIVLGYADWLASRDEQGGKHRVVKERKTLQELGVKDGLIFGVCQAMALIPGVSRSGATISGGLLLGFTREAAARYSFLLAIPAVLASGAFEIKDVMETPGHISWGPTIFATVIAFFVGYVVIAWFMKFISTKSFMPFVIYRIALGILLFALIGTDVLSPHAGESGS
- a CDS encoding nuclear transport factor 2 family protein encodes the protein MTQRVDLGTVMDRLAIDEVVSGYAAAVDDGDWDAYRALFTPTGRADYSSAGGVEGPAGEVAEWLARTMLLFPVRQHLIVNRLIRLEDLGGSPGDSARVRADFLNPMRLAGEEFDGTLTSPNFVAAGRYAFALARTADGWRLTSVTVHEKWRHLSA
- the lnt gene encoding apolipoprotein N-acyltransferase, whose translation is MISRSNRWWRAAAAVASGALPALAFPSPGLWWFAYVALVPWMLLLRSAPTGRRAALEGWLGGAGFIFAVHHWLLPSMHVFLVAVAALLGLLWVPWALLVRELLGGVPAAGRAAAALVLVPAGWLLSELVRSWQGLGGPWGLLGASQWQVPPALLLASVGGVWLVSLLVVAVNCALVLLLAVPGARVPAVAGVTGCAVLTGVVWLWVPRPETTGALRVAVVQPGVVADGPDSAERRFDVGERLTRTLAGQRPDLVVWGESSVGADLEVRPDLERRLTTLSAEVGAPLLVNVDARRGDSAGIRKSSVLIGPQGPTGDRYDKMRLVPFGEYVPARSLFGWATSVGKAAGEDRVRGDSPVLMPLPGRPGLLLGPLVCFESAFPDMSRHLTRGGAAVLVAQSATSSFQDSWAPAQHASLAALRAAETGRPVVHATLTGISEVHGPAGERVGPSLATSASSAHVYAVPLATGSTLYVRFGDWPVGAALAALAAFCAARWRPSLRKPAPEPSAPPVHTARG
- a CDS encoding Gfo/Idh/MocA family protein; the protein is MKVGVIGLGDIARKAYLPVLTARPGVELHLQTRTPATLERIGAIHHVPAERRHTTLDALLSAGLDAAFVHAPTEAHPQIVARLLEAGVPTYVDKPLAYEFEDSRRLVELAEERGTSLAVGFNRRHAPGYAQCVDHPRDLIVMQKNRVGLPEDPRTLVLDDFIHVVDTLRFLLPGDADHVDVRAVVREGLMHQVVLQMSGDGFTALGIMNRLSGSTEEILEVSGQDTKRQVVNLAEIVDHKGQPTVRRRGDWVPVARQRGIEQVVDAFLEAVEAGTTLSARDALLTHELCERVVRSALEQAS
- a CDS encoding patatin-like phospholipase family protein, which encodes MSGETALVLGGGGLTGIGWESGILYGLARAGIDLGDAELVVGTSAGSVVGAQLTSGLLTPRELYERQLGDASGETVARLGAGLVARYAVAMARSRDAAGYRRRVGAYALAAAGTASETERREVLKARLVSREWPERRFVVTAVDTLSGELTAFDRTGGAGLLDAVSASCAVPGVWPPVTVGGRRFMDGGVRSATNADLAAGYARVVILAPMSLGTGVIPSPATQAARLRAAGARVLLITPSQVARKAFGRNVLDPARRDPAARAGLAQAADHVAEATAVWAT
- a CDS encoding TVP38/TMEM64 family protein; translation: MSLLLAPWTRLSVLVLLLVAAGVCVLLYEPQRLLSEGWPPALPVGVAVSLFAAVYGLCTAAFVPRPLLNLAAGAVFGTPFGLVAAVGGTVLGAGVAFALGRVMGQGALRPLLRGRWLRAADGQLSRHGFRSMLAIRIFPGVPFAAANYCAAVSRCGWLPFLAATALGTVPNTAAYVIAGASASSPGSPAFLASFGFIAVSGVVAAAVAWRKRHRLAPPVVHGPAYEPAPHHPPVVSGAPHGP